ACGTCATGATACCGTTAATCATACCACCCCATGAAGGAGCGAATAGAATAAGCGACATCACCATACCAAGTGATTGAGTCCAATCTGGTAGTGCAGTGTAATGTAGGTGGTGAGGACCAGCCCAAATGTACAATGCAATTAGTGCCCAGAAGTGAACAATTGATAAACGGTACGAATAAACAGGACGACCAGCTTGTTTAGGAACGAAGTAATACATCATGCCTAAGAAGCCCGCTGTCAGCAGGAAACCAACTGCGTTGTGACCATACCACCACTGTACCATTGCATCGACAGCACCACTATAAAGTGAGTACGACTTGGTTAGTGATAACGGCACTGCCATAGAGTTAACTATGTGCAACACAGCTACGGTGATAATAAAGGCACCAAAGAACCAGTTCGCCACATAAATGTGGGACGTCGTTCGTTTAACGATGGTACCGAAGAACACCACTGCGTACGCAACCCAAACAATGGTAATTGCGATATCAATAGGCCATTCAAGTTCAGCGTATTCTTTTCCTTGGGTGAAACCCATAGGCAAACTAATTGCTGCTGATAGAATGATGGCTTGCCAACCCCAGAACGTAAATGCAGCTAACTTAGGTGCAAATAGTCGAGTTTGACAGGTGCGTTGGACGATATAATAGGATGTGGCGAAAAGGGCTGAAGTACCAAACGCGAAAATCACGGCATTGGTGTGTAGAGGTCGAAGACGACTATACGTTAACCATGGAGTTTCGAAGTTTAGCTGCGGCCAGATTAACTGGGCTGCGATTAATACACCTACTGACATTCCAACAATTCCCCAAAACACGGTCGTTAAGGCAAATTGGCGAACAATAGTGTAGTTGTAATCAGCGCCTTGAGGCTGGGAATGGTTCATCATTTTGCTTCCACTGCTTATTACTTATACTTATTATTAAGTAGAGTGTGACTCTACTCGGTAAAATGACACATAAAAGCAAATTACCTATCGGAAATTGGCGGCCTGTGTCAATGTGTAACCTTGCATTTCAACAAGTAAATACGAGGCAATGCAATGATACTTGAGCTATATCAAAAAAGATAGGAATTCGCCCTATAGAAAAGTTGATCTAGATCAAGCTACTCCATAGAATGTTAATAGATTTTGTTGAAAGGTTAATTATTGTGCAAAATACTCACAAATCAGTAGTATTGCGAGTTTTATATACTTTATTTATGGCGGTTATTGTCAGTGGTTGCGAACCCGATAACGGAAAAAATGTTACATCTTTTAAACAAGAAACGGGATTATGCAATTTTCAAAAAGGTGCCTGTAGTAACACCGTCGATGGTACTGAACTTAATTTACGTATCACACCGTGGAATACCCCAAGTGAAAAGCCACTTGAATTAAGTTTAAGCAGCTCTGTTCCACTAGAGAAAGTAAAAATTCGCGTTGAAGGCAGAGATATGTTTATGGGTATTATCCCGGTGAATTTAGCTCAAGAGACTGAAACTAGCTATAATGCGCCGCTAATATACGGGTCTTGTAGTAGTGGCTACATGGTTTGGCAAGCCATAGTAAGTTACGAGCAGGACGGAATCGAAAAATTTACCATCTTTGAGTTTCTTGCCGATAGTGAAAAAGCGCACTGACGTTAAGCCACTTTTATAATGATGAAACTCTAGTAGAAGAGGGTGAAACCTTGGAAAGTTACTTTGCTCTGAATGTGGTCTAAATCTCATTATTACAATACCGCTATTGATAATCATTCTCATTACGTTATATTGAGACTAATAATTGGGTATGCAATAAGAGAACGTCATGGGATTAGTAACTCAAAAACTTAACATCAGTATTTCACAACAGAAGATCGCTCAGCTAATACAGCAAGGGCACTTATGTGCTGCTGATTTTAAATGTTTAGACGCGGAGTCAAAACAGACAGTGTGGCAATTGTGCCTCTGGTGCTGTGAAAAACGAATTCATTGTGAAAAAGCTTGTTCAAGTGACTGCAATGCCCAATGCTCGAGTAAAATTACGCTAACAACAGGCTAAATCGACTAAATTACTGTCACTGAGCAATATAAGGCTACTTTGATACTGCGTAACTGATTATTATGCAGTGATAGCCAGTGACCTTAGTAGTAATAAAATGGACCTACCCAACGTTATGCCACTGTTTGATTCTGTCGAATTCATTCAAAGTGGCAACCCCATCGTTAATCAGCATATCACCCAACTAGCACTCTATGGAATTGCAGATGCCAGTTTGGTATTTGAGCACGCAACCGACTGGCTCTGTGAACAGAAATACAGCGAAAACAACTATAAAGCGTATAGAAGCGAGCTAACTACCTTCTTGCACTGGTGTTTTGATGTTGCCCAAACGGAAGTCTCGTTAGTCGGACGTAAAGAGATAAATTGCTACGTTGAATATTGTCAGGCCCCGCCACAAGCACTGATTGGCTTTTATAATGTTGCTCAGTTTAAAGAACAAAAGGGGAGCGCACTCAGGACTCCCAACCCTCAATGGCTACCTTTTAGAGGCAAAAAGAATGAAGGCGTTATACAGCAATACAGTTTAAGTGAAAGCGCACTTAAAACTAAAATGGCCATTTTATCCTCTTTCTATGCTTACCTTATGAGTGAAGATTTTGTAGAAAAAAACCCTGCACAAATGTGGCTCAATAAAAGCAGGTTCTCGTCTAACAAAAAGTACCGCCTTGATAACGACGGTGATAATCAACTCGCATTTACCGAGTTACAGTGGTCCTACGTTATGTCGACCGTTACAAAACTTGCGACAGAACAACCAGAATTACACCAACGCAGCTTGTTTCTTATAAAGCTGATTTATTCCTGCTATTTAAGAGTATCCGAAGTGTCGGCAAGGGCAGGTTACTCACCTATCATGGATCAGTTTAAGCGCAATCCGCAAACAGGGATATGGAGCTTTCATATCCCCTCAAGCAAAGGTGGCAAGCGTCGTACAGTATCAATGTCCGATGCCTTACTAGCAGCCTTAGTCGAGTATCGGCACTACCTAAACTTACCTGACTATCCAAAGATTAATGAAGGCCATCCTCTTATTATTAGGCAGAAAGCTGCTGGACGAGGCAGGGAGGTTGGCTTGATCAATGCAAACCTGGGGATTCGCCAAATAAGAGAAGAGGTCGACAAAATCATCATACTTGCAGCTATCAGCGCCGAATGTGACGGCTTCGTCGAGGATGGCGCGCAAATGCGCCAGCTCAGTATCCACAATATTCGCCATACAGGGATCACTCATGATATCAATATTCATGGCAGACCTCTGTCACATGTACAAGCAGATGCGGGGCACGAAAGCATCGATACGACATCGCAATACTTGCATACTACGCAAATAGAGCGCCATCAAAGCGGCCAAAATAGACCGCTAGATAACCTGCATGGGATTGGCTGAAAGTTATCTAGAGAACTGAAATTATAATTAAACATCGACTTTTTCCTAAGCTACTAATATCAGATTAAAAAATCTGATAAGTTAATGCCGATAAGTGACATTATCGGCATCTCAGTGAAAAGTCTAAAACAATGCTTCATAGTTGACCCAGTAGAGAATTAATTTGGATAATTATAGGCTGTGATTAAGTTCTATGGTGCTAAGCCGCCATCGTATATTACGGAACTAATGCACCCCAAATGGAGTTAATCAAATCAATTTAGAAAGTATTAGTAGTCGTTTCAATCAAATGCTCGAGTGCAGTAGCCGCAACGTTTAGATAAAATGGATGGTTTTCACTCATTTAAGGGGCCTCTGAATACAGATAATTGATTTGTAAGGCAGCTGTTCTCCATAATCAGTTGAAGTCATTAATGCTTAGTTAGTTTGAATTTCCCCAACAGTAAGTGCCGATGTTGTTTATAGTATTGAGCAACTTTAATCAAACACAGAATTCATATAAGCCTGAAGTATGGCACGATGAAAGTTCAGATTAAGTCACACAAACTCATATAGCTGCTCATTATATCTAGCTATCGTTATAGCGAGCAAGTCTCAACGCAGCTGCTTGTTGTTATAGCTTTGAAATGTCGACGGCATAACATCTGAGTTAGCTTCAATATCATTCTCGATAAAATAACTATCTAAGACTTTGCCTGCACGGCGATGTTAGATCCTAATGATTCATAGTTTTAAGATTGTTGACTCGCGGACACATATAACGCTAAAAAATAAGTGCGTGCTGCGTGGCTGCTTTTTAAACTTGGCAGGCTTAGTACTGCAGGATCAACACAGCATCGCGTAGTTATTTAGGTAATGCTTCGTTCAACATGCTGATAGCACTGTAACTAACGGATAGCTACAGATAAACTAATAACTGAAACTTACACGACAATGTCCTTTTGTTAGACTTTATCAATCCTAATACACGAATGCGCACAATGTATATTATGTTAAATAGGGTTTTTGATGATATTGACAAGGTCGCTTTTGATCACTGCCACTTAAGTTGAGATTTTGATATAGACCTGCTTTCTAGTAAGCAGTTGTTCAATGGATGGATTTGACTGACTTCATTTGCAAACTTAAGCGCGATCAGTTTTTCAACCGGTAATATCTGCAAGTAAGTTTTTGACCTAATATTCTCTCATATCTCTTTACCGTCAAATCTAAATACGCTGAGTTTTTGGATATTTTCCAGATATGTACAAGCTGTAACAAGGAAACTTTTCCTAGTCGATGCTTCTTCAGATATTGGTATTATCAGAACCTGGCCACATTGGTGACGTTTAGCTTTGCAGCAATGGCTTACGGGTAGTATTAACCAACTCAGTATTTGTATGTCGTTAGCCTTTATCCGCTCCACATACTAAGTTCATTGGAGTTTTTCTTAATCATTAACTAGCTTTAAACAAATTTATTATCTTCTTTAGCGTTTCAATGAAACCCCGATAGTGTCATTTATCGGGATTACCATGATAGGAGTTATTAAGTTGTTATTACTCTTCCATCCAATCCATATTCGGCAATGCATCCAAGTGCTGGGCATAACGTATTTCGTTAAAAGAGGCACCATTTTTCATGACATCGAATACTTCGATAGCCAGCGCGCACGCCATCCATTGAATCGCTTCTTCACGTGGTGTACCTGTCATGACTAACCGCATCAAGGTTTCTTTTACCTTTTTCGGTTCACCGTCAACGATTTGATTTTCGACTGTTTCAATGAGTGTTTCTTCAGTCATGTAGCTGTCTTGCTGTTTGTCCATTATAACGACTCTGTTAAGTACTTAGCGCTATTATGTCGCAACCATGGTCCAAGCAATAGATTAAATTCAAAATTCTTTGATCGTAGCACTCAAGAATGCAAATTTGGGAAAGGTAAGATAAAACTGCAGTCATAATCTGATTGAATTTTGTTCGTCCTAATGAAACTCGGGAAAATTGAGTTAAGCCCCCTAACCCATGTTTTACAAAACTAATAGAAAGCAGCAATTCCCCATCGGCGTTGCCGAACTATGTTGATGAAATAACCGTAATGCATCACGGCATTCGAAAATCCGTTTGGCATTTTAGTTTAAGACAAAGAAAAGACACTGATATGGTTTTATTTATCTTGAGTGACTGAGCTCGAGTCAGCCATTGCCACTTGAAATGCTATTTACCTCAACTGTGGATTTCCGAAGATAAACTAGAACAAATATTACTGCTAATCAGTAATGTAAATTTGGGAGTTATTTCGACCATAGTTCTTTGCGCTATAAAGTGCTTTGTCTGCCTGTTTAACTATATCGGTGCTATTAAGCTGATCATATATTAAAGATGCGACGCCAATACTGACAGTTATGTTGCCGATAATATCGTTGTTACCATCGCTAATTTTTAATCTCTGAACATTGCGTCGAACTTTCTCTGCTATTGAAAAGCCCATCTCCGCATCCATATCTGGCAATATAACGGCGAACTCTTCACCGCCATAACGTACTGCGACATCCATATTCCCAACTAATGTATTAGCGATTGCTGCAGCGACTTTTTTCAAAACGATATCACCAATGTCATGGCCATACCTGTCGTTATAGCTTTTAAATTCGTCAACATCTACCATTAACAAAGAGAGGCTCTGCTTGTGTCGTTTTGCTAGTACTATGTGCTCGCCAATGTTTCTGTCAAAGGCAAGACGATTAGGTAAGTCAGTTAGAAAATCTGTTTCAGCTTGGTGATGTAATAGCTGGTTTGTTCTTTCAAGCTCAAGCGTACGCCGATACACAGTGCGCTCTAGTTCATCATTGAGTTGTTCTAGTTTCTGTCTTCCAATATTTTGTGCGGTAACGTCGATTGAAACGACCATAAGATACGCTATACTCTCAACACCAGTTTCGCCAACTTCTCTGACTGGAGAAATAGTCGATTGGAACCAGACTTCATTTCCATGAGTATCTACGACGGCTGCTTCTTGCTTTACAACCTTACCTGTATCCCTCGACTTTATTAGGTTTTTAGACATTTCGTCACGAAAAGGCTGCGGATAAAAGTCAAAAGGATATGGCTTTCCGTAATACTCTGACACATCTTTAATGGCAAGCGCTTTGACACCAGATGAACTCATAAACTGCAGATTGAAATCTAGGTCGACAACCTTGGTACAGACCGGAGAATGTTCAATCCACACATAACTTTGCTCTTTAGAGAATCGTAGCTGATCTTTGTCAGTTCTAAATTTAGAAAATGGCATTTTATTTCGGCTCTCATCCGTGAGTGACATCGTTCTGCAGATTGACCAGCAGCTTCGAACGGTATAGCGCTCCGATTCTTAAGTCACTTGCAGTCTCTTTCCATACTGGAGTCGCAAACTACTACCATTAGCTATCTATTTGGTAAGCCTGCACTACGCAACAAGTGTAGTTGCTGGTTTAAATTCTGATAGATAAAAAGCAATTGTCGTATTTGTTCAATCTTCTAAACGCCCTCTCCGCTAATATTTATTTCATCGCCGCCGCGGGACAAAGTTATTTTTTGGTTTTAGCACCTTTAATGGAAATGCCTAAATCCATTTGTAGGACAAAAGTTAAAACACATAGTAGGTAATTAAACATGTTAGACATAAAAAAGTTGAATCACTGGCAAGCATCAGTGAGTTAAAAGCTCAGTTCTTTTCACTTGCTACGGCACCGCTTGACGGAATGTGGCATTTTGGTTTCGTAGCCATATCCGAGCATTTTGGCTTTTATGAGAACCAAGTTTTGGTTGGCTATTGCTGTATCAACGCTGACGGCTATATGTTGCAGTACTATCTATCACCTTTAGCGAAAATCAGTTCTCGCGAACTATTTACTCTTATTACACAGCAAGATAGTAAGGTAATTGGCACAGTAATAGGTGCGTTTGCCAGCACTGCAGAACCTAAGTACCTATCATTATGTCTCGATAATTCTACAATGTTTGCAGTGAACTCACTGATGTATCATCTAAGTACTGAGGCCGATACCACTGGTGAGGCTAATGTTAAAATTGATATGGCATTAGCAACAACAGAGATGTTAGATAGTCTGGTTGCATTTGCTGTTGAAAGTATTGGTGCCCCTGAGCAGTGGCTTACTGGTTACTATCTAAATCTGATCCAAAGGCAAGAGCTTTGGGTCTCTCTAAAAGGCAAGCACATTATTGCTACGGGTGAATGCCGAACGTTTGATAACTATCAAACTGACTTTGCCGACTTGGGCATGATAGTTGCTCAAGCCGAGCGTGGCCAGGGTATTGCGGTTAAGATACTTCGTTACCTCATCAATGTGGCAAAACAACAAGGGCTTAAGCCTATTTGTTCTACAGAAATTGATAATATAGCTGCCAAAAAATCGATTGCTCGGGCTGGCTTAGTGTCAAATAATCGAATTATACAAATCGAATTTGGCAAAAGTTAATTGTGTATCGTAATAGGCACTTTAAGCCCTTATTAGTAATGATGGGCT
The Shewanella sp. KX20019 DNA segment above includes these coding regions:
- the ccoN gene encoding cytochrome-c oxidase, cbb3-type subunit I, with amino-acid sequence MMNHSQPQGADYNYTIVRQFALTTVFWGIVGMSVGVLIAAQLIWPQLNFETPWLTYSRLRPLHTNAVIFAFGTSALFATSYYIVQRTCQTRLFAPKLAAFTFWGWQAIILSAAISLPMGFTQGKEYAELEWPIDIAITIVWVAYAVVFFGTIVKRTTSHIYVANWFFGAFIITVAVLHIVNSMAVPLSLTKSYSLYSGAVDAMVQWWYGHNAVGFLLTAGFLGMMYYFVPKQAGRPVYSYRLSIVHFWALIALYIWAGPHHLHYTALPDWTQSLGMVMSLILFAPSWGGMINGIMTLSGAWHKLRTDPILRFLVVSLSFYGMSTFEGPMMAIKTVNALSHYTDWTVGHVHSGALGWVAMVSIGSLYHLIPVLFNQGRMYSTNLINVHFWLATIGTVLYIVSMWISGVMQGLMWRAVNSDGTLTYSFVESLEASYPFYFVRFIGGVFFLTGMFIMAYNVIRTVRAPKDSLPAIADAKAA
- a CDS encoding tyrosine-type recombinase/integrase; the protein is MDLPNVMPLFDSVEFIQSGNPIVNQHITQLALYGIADASLVFEHATDWLCEQKYSENNYKAYRSELTTFLHWCFDVAQTEVSLVGRKEINCYVEYCQAPPQALIGFYNVAQFKEQKGSALRTPNPQWLPFRGKKNEGVIQQYSLSESALKTKMAILSSFYAYLMSEDFVEKNPAQMWLNKSRFSSNKKYRLDNDGDNQLAFTELQWSYVMSTVTKLATEQPELHQRSLFLIKLIYSCYLRVSEVSARAGYSPIMDQFKRNPQTGIWSFHIPSSKGGKRRTVSMSDALLAALVEYRHYLNLPDYPKINEGHPLIIRQKAAGRGREVGLINANLGIRQIREEVDKIIILAAISAECDGFVEDGAQMRQLSIHNIRHTGITHDINIHGRPLSHVQADAGHESIDTTSQYLHTTQIERHQSGQNRPLDNLHGIG
- a CDS encoding sensor domain-containing diguanylate cyclase; amino-acid sequence: MPFSKFRTDKDQLRFSKEQSYVWIEHSPVCTKVVDLDFNLQFMSSSGVKALAIKDVSEYYGKPYPFDFYPQPFRDEMSKNLIKSRDTGKVVKQEAAVVDTHGNEVWFQSTISPVREVGETGVESIAYLMVVSIDVTAQNIGRQKLEQLNDELERTVYRRTLELERTNQLLHHQAETDFLTDLPNRLAFDRNIGEHIVLAKRHKQSLSLLMVDVDEFKSYNDRYGHDIGDIVLKKVAAAIANTLVGNMDVAVRYGGEEFAVILPDMDAEMGFSIAEKVRRNVQRLKISDGNNDIIGNITVSIGVASLIYDQLNSTDIVKQADKALYSAKNYGRNNSQIYITD
- a CDS encoding GNAT family N-acetyltransferase, producing the protein MSELKAQFFSLATAPLDGMWHFGFVAISEHFGFYENQVLVGYCCINADGYMLQYYLSPLAKISSRELFTLITQQDSKVIGTVIGAFASTAEPKYLSLCLDNSTMFAVNSLMYHLSTEADTTGEANVKIDMALATTEMLDSLVAFAVESIGAPEQWLTGYYLNLIQRQELWVSLKGKHIIATGECRTFDNYQTDFADLGMIVAQAERGQGIAVKILRYLINVAKQQGLKPICSTEIDNIAAKKSIARAGLVSNNRIIQIEFGKS